One Candidatus Ornithobacterium hominis genomic region harbors:
- a CDS encoding SusC/RagA family TonB-linked outer membrane protein — translation MKKLSLPLFAIAAVSAFAQERTITGQVMDENGFPIAGASVFIHSSVISEEVAEPTIHNNAVGTITDLDGNYQLNIPKNVSQISISYDGFETETINISPQKNNYNVTLTSYFAKGQLNLKDLVVTGYQKIEPNKVTSAVATVQMESIQQKGVAAVDQMLEGQIAGVNLQNSTGRAGELGNIQIRGISTLRGVSDPLWVVDDIPLEGSNTPDLSDKNNLDDLRSYSIAGINPEDIEKITVLKDASATSIYGARAANGVIVVTTKKGKKGKLNINLSSNTFVNFRPDAERINLMNSQQKVDFELELAKRKDLNYRSNNGSIARLLQKEGFLEAYQNGEALPSSIVSQLDVLRSNNLNWWKELYQTSINHQHTASASGGGDLHNFYISLAYYDEQGALKGTDYDRLNITLKNSLKLNEKLSIGINLFGASISQSSYLTDQGSFTNPNNYLRNVNPYQLIYDDNGNYAYDENINYIAKNNADFVKFNIIEERQNTRNQLNSLQLKGNFDFNYEIFKGLNYRSLFGIQLERNGNEKWASEDSYFSRIYRAGTRYFANGKQNYWLPSGGILQNFDTNNFHYLWRNNLEWQKSLGAHDVNLLAGMEIRKENTTFTNTKAFGYNDKTNQPTPIVFRNQTDATNSLYEAYKKIELENAYASFFGTASYTYDRRYTVFGSLRYDGSNLFGVDPKYRYLPIWSVSGAWNIHNERFMEYLKSISTLKLRASYGFQGNIDKTTSPIVIAQHQRAAVLPGASEDVLRVTSPPNAKLRWEKTENIGAGAELGLFHNRINLIIDYYERNSTDLITPSRLPLETGFAQTMVNFGAIKNQGWEFTLNTTNIDTKNFHWSTSFNISKNKNIVKKVEFNTKNLNFPSGEAYPVDAIWLIRDAGLDGNGAPQFYNENGEIVSAVDFYQLSDPWAAFYPSFMVESGLSVDQRRAQYQYGGSRSPKWFGGLANHFRYKNWDLNINSSFVLGRKALANPAYNFTAVDPGVNYTRDILNTWKPNNKTTKNPRIIGQKTIPDGLVYNWFNSGDDFNTYLAFQSRVKELNYFRINSIRLGYSIPSEYLKNMGIRNFKLSVEGRNLFVFSNGYSGYFDPETYGNIYASPIQKSITFGLSLNF, via the coding sequence ATGAAGAAATTATCTTTACCGCTTTTTGCCATTGCTGCAGTATCAGCTTTTGCACAAGAGCGAACCATAACGGGGCAAGTTATGGATGAAAACGGATTCCCTATCGCTGGGGCGTCCGTTTTTATTCATTCCTCAGTCATAAGTGAAGAAGTAGCTGAGCCGACTATTCACAATAATGCTGTGGGAACCATTACAGATCTGGATGGAAATTATCAACTGAATATACCTAAAAATGTAAGTCAAATTAGTATTAGCTATGATGGATTTGAGACTGAAACCATCAACATTAGTCCTCAAAAAAATAATTATAACGTAACCTTGACAAGTTATTTTGCAAAAGGGCAATTAAATTTAAAAGATTTAGTCGTAACTGGCTATCAAAAAATAGAGCCTAATAAAGTTACTTCTGCCGTAGCGACGGTTCAAATGGAAAGCATTCAACAGAAAGGAGTTGCTGCGGTAGACCAAATGCTAGAAGGGCAGATAGCGGGCGTTAATCTACAAAATTCAACTGGAAGAGCTGGAGAATTAGGTAACATCCAGATTCGTGGAATTTCAACTCTACGCGGCGTTTCAGATCCGCTGTGGGTAGTTGATGATATTCCCTTAGAGGGGAGTAACACCCCAGACTTGAGCGATAAAAATAATTTAGATGATTTGCGCAGCTATTCCATCGCTGGAATCAACCCAGAAGATATTGAAAAAATCACTGTTCTGAAAGATGCTTCTGCCACCTCTATCTATGGTGCTAGGGCAGCTAACGGGGTTATCGTGGTAACAACAAAAAAAGGTAAAAAAGGTAAACTGAATATTAATTTATCTTCCAACACCTTTGTCAACTTCAGACCTGATGCTGAAAGAATTAATCTGATGAATAGTCAGCAAAAAGTTGATTTTGAGTTAGAATTAGCGAAAAGAAAAGATTTAAATTATCGTTCTAATAATGGTAGCATTGCCCGCCTTTTACAAAAAGAAGGATTTTTAGAGGCTTACCAAAATGGTGAAGCACTCCCCTCTTCCATTGTTTCGCAACTAGATGTTTTGCGTTCAAACAATCTCAACTGGTGGAAAGAGCTATACCAAACATCCATTAACCATCAACATACGGCTTCGGCTTCGGGCGGAGGAGATTTGCATAATTTCTACATCTCTTTAGCATATTATGATGAGCAAGGTGCGTTAAAAGGCACAGACTATGACCGACTCAATATTACATTGAAGAATAGCTTGAAATTAAACGAAAAACTTAGTATCGGTATCAATTTATTTGGCGCATCCATCAGCCAGAGCAGTTATTTGACCGATCAAGGTTCTTTTACGAATCCTAATAATTACCTGAGGAACGTAAACCCATATCAGTTAATTTATGATGACAATGGAAATTACGCCTATGATGAAAACATCAATTACATTGCCAAAAATAATGCAGACTTCGTCAAATTCAACATTATAGAAGAAAGACAAAATACTAGAAATCAGCTAAATTCTTTACAATTAAAAGGAAACTTTGATTTTAATTATGAAATTTTTAAAGGCTTAAATTATCGTTCTTTATTTGGCATTCAGCTCGAGAGAAACGGTAATGAAAAGTGGGCATCAGAAGACTCTTATTTTAGCCGTATCTACCGTGCTGGGACTCGATATTTTGCCAACGGAAAACAAAATTACTGGTTGCCTAGCGGTGGCATTTTACAAAATTTTGACACAAATAATTTTCATTATCTATGGAGAAATAATCTGGAGTGGCAAAAATCCCTAGGTGCTCACGATGTGAATTTATTGGCTGGCATGGAAATTAGAAAAGAAAACACAACTTTCACCAACACAAAAGCTTTTGGCTACAATGATAAAACAAACCAGCCAACGCCTATCGTCTTCAGAAATCAAACCGACGCCACCAATAGTTTATACGAAGCTTACAAAAAAATAGAATTAGAAAATGCCTATGCATCTTTCTTTGGCACAGCCTCTTACACTTATGACAGAAGATACACCGTTTTTGGTAGCTTGAGGTATGATGGGTCCAACTTATTTGGAGTTGACCCTAAGTACCGCTACTTGCCTATCTGGTCTGTTTCAGGAGCTTGGAATATTCACAACGAGCGATTTATGGAGTATTTGAAAAGCATCTCTACACTAAAATTAAGAGCTTCCTACGGTTTCCAAGGAAATATTGACAAAACAACTTCTCCCATCGTCATTGCACAACATCAGCGGGCAGCAGTTCTACCAGGCGCGTCAGAAGATGTTTTGCGCGTAACATCTCCACCCAATGCCAAACTGAGATGGGAAAAAACAGAAAACATTGGTGCTGGTGCTGAATTAGGCTTGTTTCATAATCGAATTAATCTAATTATAGATTACTACGAGCGAAACAGCACCGATTTAATTACCCCTAGCCGGCTACCACTGGAAACTGGTTTTGCACAAACGATGGTCAATTTTGGTGCAATCAAAAATCAAGGCTGGGAATTTACATTAAACACAACCAATATAGATACTAAAAACTTCCATTGGAGTACTTCTTTTAACATCAGTAAAAACAAAAATATAGTAAAAAAAGTAGAATTTAATACCAAAAATCTAAACTTCCCTTCAGGCGAAGCTTATCCTGTCGATGCTATTTGGCTGATTCGAGATGCAGGCCTAGACGGCAATGGAGCACCTCAATTTTACAATGAAAATGGAGAAATTGTAAGCGCTGTAGATTTCTATCAATTGTCAGACCCTTGGGCGGCATTCTATCCTAGTTTCATGGTAGAGTCAGGGCTAAGCGTAGACCAGCGAAGAGCACAGTACCAGTACGGCGGCTCCAGAAGCCCCAAGTGGTTTGGGGGATTAGCAAACCATTTCCGCTACAAAAATTGGGATTTAAACATCAATTCCAGCTTTGTTCTTGGCCGAAAAGCTTTAGCCAATCCTGCTTATAACTTCACCGCTGTAGACCCTGGCGTTAACTACACAAGGGATATTCTAAATACTTGGAAACCAAATAACAAAACAACAAAAAATCCACGAATCATCGGGCAAAAAACAATTCCTGACGGATTAGTCTACAATTGGTTCAATAGTGGAGATGATTTCAATACATATTTAGCCTTCCAAAGTCGAGTAAAGGAACTCAATTATTTTAGAATCAACAGCATTCGTTTAGGTTACAGTATCCCGTCTGAATATTTAAAGAATATGGGTATTCGTAATTTCAAACTTTCTGTAGAGGGTCGAAATTTATTTGTATTCAGCAATGGTTATAGTGGCTACTTCGACCCAGAAACTTACGGGAACATCTATGCCTCTCCTATTCAAAAATCAATAACTTTTGGGCTTAGCTTAAATTTCTAA
- a CDS encoding nitroreductase family protein produces the protein MIKEAMQQRYAVKQYSDQKLPEGKIQMLKDILRLSPSSVNSQPWQFVFVENQEEKEKFAAASMSSNESKIKNASCLIIFRSKTVDFFEQDMKNYLPEAAINYYKNSLKPLEKHEIQSWIDQQVYIALGVLLTSCAAENIDATPMEGIDNEAYDKLLNDTNYHTLAAATIGIADPEDYNRLSETPKQRDKVEKVIKSIK, from the coding sequence ATGATCAAAGAAGCTATGCAACAAAGGTATGCAGTGAAACAATATTCTGACCAGAAACTTCCTGAAGGAAAAATACAAATGCTCAAAGATATTTTGCGTTTGAGTCCATCTTCAGTCAATAGCCAACCTTGGCAATTTGTATTTGTAGAAAATCAGGAAGAAAAAGAAAAATTTGCTGCTGCATCAATGAGTAGCAATGAATCAAAAATTAAAAATGCGAGCTGTCTCATTATTTTTCGGTCAAAAACCGTAGATTTTTTTGAGCAAGATATGAAAAATTACTTGCCAGAAGCTGCTATAAATTATTACAAAAATTCTCTAAAGCCTTTAGAAAAACACGAAATTCAATCATGGATTGACCAGCAAGTTTACATCGCTTTAGGCGTTTTACTAACGAGTTGTGCTGCCGAAAATATTGATGCTACACCTATGGAAGGTATTGACAATGAGGCTTATGATAAATTATTAAACGATACCAACTACCACACTTTGGCTGCGGCTACCATAGGTATTGCTGATCCTGAGGATTATAACCGCTTAAGCGAGACCCCAAAGCAGCGGGATAAAGTGGAAAAGGTTATAAAATCAATTAAGTAA
- a CDS encoding DUF417 family protein: MKNIYTAIAALQPQFINFIRVAIFIVMAWIGGLKAFQYEADGIVPFVTNSPFMSFFYNNTGKTAVNEQGEEVAQYKLHRNPEGKMVQKNIEWHKENGTYIFSYGLGTVICIIGLLTFLGIWSAEIGFWGGILTFGMSIVTLSFLITTPEVYVPNLGGDMPTPRHGFPYLSGAGRLVLKDVIMMAGGLTVAADAAQRILKR, translated from the coding sequence ATGAAAAATATTTACACTGCCATTGCGGCATTACAACCTCAGTTTATCAATTTCATCCGCGTAGCTATTTTTATCGTGATGGCTTGGATTGGCGGGCTAAAGGCTTTTCAGTACGAAGCTGATGGCATTGTTCCGTTTGTGACTAACAGTCCTTTTATGTCTTTTTTCTATAACAATACGGGCAAAACAGCGGTAAATGAGCAGGGCGAAGAAGTCGCGCAATATAAATTGCACCGAAATCCAGAAGGGAAAATGGTGCAAAAAAACATTGAATGGCACAAAGAAAATGGAACTTATATTTTCTCTTACGGCTTGGGCACTGTAATTTGCATCATCGGTCTACTAACATTTTTGGGGATTTGGTCTGCTGAAATTGGCTTTTGGGGCGGGATTCTAACCTTTGGGATGTCCATCGTCACGCTCTCGTTTCTTATCACAACGCCAGAGGTTTATGTACCCAATTTGGGCGGTGATATGCCCACACCAAGGCACGGTTTCCCCTACCTTTCTGGCGCAGGACGCTTGGTTTTAAAAGATGTCATCATGATGGCTGGGGGGTTAACGGTAGCGGCTGATGCTGCACAAAGAATTTTGAAAAGATAG
- a CDS encoding zinc-dependent metalloprotease, which yields MRNTLMFCLIFISTLNFAQEKATEYSVETPIDSLNDYDRILKDATVIHGLFTVINNEDDYYFQISDSLLGKDMLIVNKISSVGSELNDAGINRGMNFQNILLRFYKDRNGKNILVKTFDPKIDVSDEDNISQSVSANYNESIFEKFKIEAIPPDSTSIVIKVNKVFDGSNTTFNDLLNSLGLGGLVNPDLSFIKEIKAFEKNVVVKSTYSAQIMEENKTANLTIGVTSNIVLLPAQPMNSRFADERIGYFNTPKWYYNDLQQEVDKRKVITRWRLEPKEEDIEKYLAGNLVEPKKPIIFYIDPSTPNQWVPYILQGILDWNVAFEAAGFKNAIEAKLLSEDETDDFDIDDVRYSVLSYAASDKANAMGPSVVDPRSGEILESDVIWWHNVMTVIKNWMRVQTGIIDPEVRSNTFSENRMGNAIRFVSSHEIGHTLGLMHNMGSSYAFDVEDLRSKTFTNQMGGTAPSIMDYARFNYVAQEGDGVTQTTPEIGVYDKFAIAWGYRWLPTNSPFEDKKSTNEWLLKVAGNPLYFYGAQQSQLNIIDPRAQSEDLGNDAMKASSYGLINLKKTIPQILAWTQEPENDYSKAGELYADVINQWNMYNFHVLNNVGGIYITPSVYDDGNTTFTPVPKEKQERAVQYIIDHVVNIPDWLINEKLLSYVKPVTSSPMGGIQQSIYSFFREKQYGVLYYLFEDKRLLRLLESEFMGNSNYKVEDLFNQMRSAVFPSKRKLSIQERMVQKNYVDALIVDNNNLFEKTAGKSIGEDWCVHQHVHSNKQIQLNFESMMRVSEVTSYKRGELMNVYNLIKNLNGRDQATKSHFLDLKIRIEEALHLN from the coding sequence ATGAGGAATACATTAATGTTTTGCTTAATTTTTATTTCTACACTGAATTTTGCACAAGAAAAAGCGACCGAATATTCTGTCGAGACTCCAATAGATAGCTTAAATGATTATGACAGAATTTTAAAAGACGCCACCGTGATTCACGGACTTTTTACGGTAATTAATAATGAGGATGATTATTATTTTCAGATTTCAGATTCATTGCTAGGGAAAGACATGCTGATTGTAAACAAAATTAGCTCTGTCGGCAGTGAATTAAATGATGCTGGCATCAATCGTGGAATGAATTTTCAAAATATTTTACTTCGATTTTATAAAGATCGTAACGGTAAAAATATTTTGGTCAAAACTTTTGACCCTAAAATTGATGTAAGCGATGAAGATAATATTTCTCAGTCGGTGAGTGCTAATTACAACGAGAGTATTTTTGAGAAATTTAAAATTGAAGCTATTCCCCCTGATTCTACATCAATTGTCATCAAAGTTAATAAGGTTTTTGATGGGTCAAACACAACTTTTAATGATTTGTTAAACAGCCTAGGCTTGGGCGGCTTGGTAAACCCAGATTTATCTTTTATTAAAGAAATTAAAGCCTTTGAAAAAAATGTGGTGGTGAAATCAACTTATTCTGCCCAAATTATGGAAGAAAACAAAACGGCTAATTTAACGATTGGTGTGACTAGCAATATCGTTCTATTGCCTGCTCAACCCATGAATTCTCGTTTTGCCGATGAGCGAATCGGGTATTTTAATACGCCAAAATGGTATTACAACGATTTACAGCAAGAGGTTGATAAAAGAAAAGTAATTACTCGCTGGAGGTTGGAACCCAAAGAGGAAGATATAGAAAAATATTTAGCTGGGAATTTAGTTGAACCTAAAAAACCGATTATTTTTTATATTGACCCTTCTACGCCCAATCAATGGGTACCTTATATTCTTCAGGGAATTTTAGATTGGAATGTGGCTTTTGAGGCTGCAGGTTTCAAAAATGCGATTGAAGCAAAGCTACTGTCAGAGGATGAGACTGATGATTTTGACATAGATGATGTTCGCTACTCGGTATTGAGCTATGCTGCTTCTGACAAAGCCAATGCGATGGGCCCCTCTGTCGTAGACCCTCGCTCGGGTGAAATTTTGGAATCTGATGTAATTTGGTGGCATAATGTGATGACTGTCATCAAAAATTGGATGCGAGTACAGACTGGCATCATCGACCCAGAGGTGAGAAGCAATACTTTTTCTGAAAACAGAATGGGGAATGCCATTCGTTTTGTCTCTTCACACGAAATTGGGCATACACTAGGGCTGATGCATAATATGGGCTCGTCTTACGCATTTGATGTAGAAGATTTACGTTCAAAAACCTTTACCAATCAAATGGGCGGAACGGCTCCTTCCATCATGGACTATGCCCGATTTAATTACGTAGCCCAAGAAGGCGATGGGGTGACTCAAACTACTCCAGAAATCGGTGTTTATGATAAATTTGCCATTGCCTGGGGATACCGCTGGTTACCTACAAATTCTCCTTTTGAAGATAAAAAATCAACCAATGAGTGGCTACTTAAAGTAGCTGGTAATCCTTTGTATTTTTACGGTGCACAGCAATCTCAGCTTAACATTATTGACCCAAGAGCTCAAAGTGAAGATTTAGGAAATGATGCTATGAAAGCAAGCTCTTATGGTTTAATTAATCTAAAGAAGACTATTCCACAGATTTTAGCTTGGACGCAGGAACCTGAAAATGACTATTCTAAGGCTGGAGAGCTCTATGCTGATGTCATTAATCAATGGAATATGTACAACTTCCATGTTTTAAATAATGTGGGTGGAATTTACATTACGCCGAGCGTCTATGATGACGGAAACACGACTTTTACCCCTGTGCCCAAAGAGAAACAAGAGCGTGCTGTACAATATATCATCGATCATGTAGTTAATATTCCAGATTGGCTGATTAATGAAAAACTTTTAAGCTATGTGAAGCCTGTGACGTCTTCACCCATGGGAGGAATTCAACAGTCGATATATTCTTTCTTCAGAGAAAAACAATATGGTGTGTTATATTATTTATTTGAAGATAAAAGATTATTGAGATTACTAGAAAGTGAATTTATGGGGAATTCTAATTATAAAGTGGAAGATTTATTCAATCAAATGCGTTCGGCCGTTTTCCCTTCTAAAAGGAAATTATCTATTCAAGAAAGAATGGTACAAAAAAATTATGTTGACGCTCTAATTGTGGATAATAATAATTTATTTGAAAAAACAGCTGGAAAATCCATTGGTGAAGATTGGTGTGTACATCAACATGTGCATAGTAATAAGCAAATCCAATTGAATTTTGAATCAATGATGCGAGTCTCTGAAGTGACTTCTTATAAGAGAGGTGAATTGATGAATGTCTATAATCTTATAAAAAATCTAAACGGAAGAGATCAGGCTACAAAAAGCCATTTTCTTGATTTGAAGATTAGAATCGAGGAAGCTTTACATTTAAATTGA
- a CDS encoding DUF423 domain-containing protein: MKNLVLIIAGIYGTLSVILGAFGAHAFKKIISAEKLLSFEVGVRYLMFAAIVLLILGFCLDFQDFWAKNAARGLIIGSFLFSFSIFLLSFSEKVNIPNKILGPITPLGGLLMILGWLALIIHFIKQR; the protein is encoded by the coding sequence ATGAAAAATTTAGTTTTAATTATAGCTGGAATTTATGGTACACTTTCCGTAATTTTAGGTGCATTTGGTGCTCATGCCTTCAAAAAAATAATTTCTGCCGAGAAGCTACTGAGCTTTGAAGTCGGCGTTCGCTACCTGATGTTTGCTGCCATCGTTTTGTTAATTTTAGGATTCTGCTTAGATTTTCAAGATTTTTGGGCAAAAAATGCTGCTAGAGGATTGATTATCGGTAGTTTTTTATTTTCATTCAGTATTTTTCTGTTATCATTTTCAGAAAAAGTCAATATCCCAAACAAAATTTTAGGCCCAATCACTCCACTGGGCGGGTTGCTAATGATTTTAGGTTGGCTGGCTTTAATCATTCATTTTATCAAACAGCGATAA
- a CDS encoding ZIP family metal transporter, which translates to MIFFLLLASVLLGALLGEVLTKNNTWKKAFLTFSGAYLLGIVILEIFPHYFEHGHNAHHLGLFVIFGVLLQILLEGLSKGAEHGHFHSEDKNHFPVTVFIGLFIHAFIEGIPAQESIGKGFIAGILVHKVPVAAILYTFLKPLKIQKRILYLSIFAFAAPAGHLLGQYLPQGILQVSLGMTAGIFLHISSVIIFESADHHKMKLYKFISLLAGIALAYASVELLQH; encoded by the coding sequence ATGATTTTCTTTCTATTACTAGCTTCTGTTTTACTAGGAGCTTTGCTGGGAGAGGTTTTGACCAAAAACAATACTTGGAAAAAAGCTTTTCTGACCTTCAGCGGTGCTTATTTATTGGGAATTGTGATTTTAGAAATTTTCCCACATTATTTTGAGCACGGGCACAATGCACATCATTTAGGCTTATTTGTAATTTTTGGTGTGCTTTTACAGATACTCTTGGAAGGCTTAAGTAAAGGAGCAGAGCACGGGCATTTCCATTCAGAGGACAAGAATCATTTTCCTGTAACTGTATTTATAGGCTTATTTATTCATGCCTTTATAGAAGGAATCCCAGCGCAAGAGTCCATTGGGAAAGGCTTTATAGCGGGAATACTAGTACATAAAGTCCCTGTTGCAGCGATTTTATACACATTTTTAAAGCCTTTAAAAATTCAGAAGAGAATCTTGTATCTATCAATCTTTGCTTTTGCTGCCCCCGCAGGTCATTTACTGGGGCAGTATTTGCCTCAGGGCATATTACAAGTCTCCTTGGGGATGACGGCAGGCATATTTTTGCATATTTCGTCAGTTATAATTTTTGAAAGTGCAGATCACCACAAAATGAAACTTTATAAATTTATATCCCTACTAGCTGGGATTGCCTTAGCTTACGCATCAGTCGAATTGTTGCAGCATTGA
- a CDS encoding helix-turn-helix domain-containing protein: MIKIEENINLSKHKKWHEPYYLIFLTNAKASVSINFSSFDIPANSLLFLSPYQLLSWENWENQPVFCLKFHGDFYCIEYHKKEVACNGLLFNNIYFQAFVPMENQFFSEIQNIFKKMKNYVDAQDEFSLSILRTYLQLILAIASKEKSELVKKIEPKIKENQELKDFQKLLEKEFIENRSVSFYAEKFGLNASSFSKKIKNLYGISPSVLIRERVVLEAKKMLHLTQNPIKKIALDLSFSDEFYFSRYFKKEVGVSPQQFRDKVGISIVAKKSM; encoded by the coding sequence ATGATAAAAATTGAAGAAAACATCAACCTTAGCAAGCATAAAAAGTGGCATGAACCCTATTATTTAATTTTTTTGACAAATGCTAAAGCCAGCGTCTCTATTAACTTCTCTAGCTTTGATATTCCTGCCAATTCTTTATTATTTTTATCGCCCTACCAGCTTCTTTCTTGGGAAAACTGGGAAAATCAACCTGTTTTTTGCCTAAAGTTTCATGGTGATTTTTACTGCATCGAATATCATAAAAAAGAGGTTGCTTGCAATGGTTTGCTGTTCAATAATATTTATTTTCAAGCTTTTGTACCGATGGAAAATCAGTTTTTTTCAGAAATTCAAAATATCTTCAAAAAAATGAAAAATTATGTCGATGCTCAAGATGAATTTAGTCTTTCGATCCTACGCACTTATCTGCAACTGATTCTAGCCATTGCCAGCAAAGAGAAGAGCGAATTGGTGAAAAAAATAGAACCCAAAATAAAAGAAAATCAAGAACTTAAAGATTTCCAAAAATTACTCGAAAAAGAATTCATAGAAAACAGAAGTGTCTCATTCTATGCAGAGAAATTTGGGCTAAACGCCTCTTCGTTCAGTAAAAAAATTAAGAATTTATATGGAATTTCACCTTCAGTTTTAATTCGGGAACGTGTGGTTTTGGAGGCTAAAAAAATGTTGCATTTAACTCAAAATCCTATCAAAAAAATTGCACTTGATTTATCCTTCAGTGATGAGTTTTATTTCAGCCGATATTTCAAAAAAGAGGTTGGCGTTTCACCACAACAATTTAGAGATAAGGTCGGAATCTCTATCGTGGCAAAAAAATCCATGTAA
- the argH gene encoding argininosuccinate lyase: MKLWDKGFSVNQQIENFTVGKDRELDGYLAKYDMLASKAQANMLTKKGLLSEEENQSLQKALDQLLEKEIKGEFFIDEGFEDMHSKIEAELIKTCGDAGKKIHTARSRNDQVLVAIQLFHKDYLEQVMAKIKELSSILLEKAKEHKDDLLPGYTHFQAAMPSSFGLWFSAYAENLISDAAFLQAAYTVADQNPLGSGAGFGTSFDIDRDQTTQELGFNSMAVSSVGAQMLRGKTEKAVAMAMAMLGGTLSKLSYDLVMYNSQDMGFVKLPNEMTTGSSIMPHKKNPDVFELTRAHCNRIQALPNDVMLCINNLPSGYHRDFQILKEILIEPMLQFQNILDILIFALPQLEIKQDYMNQAKYDSIYTVENINKKIQEGVPFRDAYRDVGLSVEDGSYEPLKSFKTQHVGSIHDLGLDRIHAKLEALKLN, from the coding sequence ATGAAACTTTGGGATAAAGGGTTTAGTGTCAATCAACAAATCGAAAACTTCACCGTGGGCAAAGACCGTGAGCTAGATGGCTATTTGGCTAAATATGATATGCTGGCATCAAAGGCTCAGGCAAATATGTTAACAAAGAAAGGCTTGCTGAGTGAAGAAGAAAATCAGAGTTTGCAAAAGGCTTTAGATCAATTATTGGAAAAAGAGATCAAGGGTGAGTTTTTCATCGATGAAGGCTTTGAAGATATGCATTCCAAAATTGAAGCAGAACTTATCAAAACTTGTGGAGATGCGGGTAAAAAAATTCATACAGCTCGCTCAAGAAATGACCAAGTTTTGGTTGCAATACAGTTGTTTCACAAAGATTATTTGGAGCAAGTAATGGCAAAAATTAAAGAACTTTCTTCTATTCTACTAGAAAAAGCAAAGGAGCACAAAGATGATTTGTTGCCAGGCTATACCCATTTTCAGGCAGCGATGCCAAGTAGTTTTGGGCTGTGGTTTTCTGCCTATGCAGAGAATCTAATTTCTGATGCTGCCTTCTTGCAAGCAGCCTACACGGTAGCAGATCAAAATCCGCTGGGTTCTGGAGCTGGCTTTGGGACAAGTTTTGATATAGATAGAGACCAAACAACGCAAGAGTTAGGCTTCAATTCGATGGCGGTATCTTCTGTGGGAGCTCAAATGCTCAGAGGTAAAACCGAGAAAGCAGTAGCGATGGCAATGGCGATGCTGGGTGGAACGCTTTCTAAACTGAGTTATGATTTGGTGATGTACAATAGCCAAGATATGGGTTTTGTGAAATTACCTAATGAAATGACAACGGGTTCGAGCATCATGCCACACAAGAAAAATCCCGATGTCTTTGAATTGACGCGTGCGCACTGCAACCGAATTCAGGCACTGCCGAATGACGTAATGCTTTGTATCAATAACTTGCCAAGTGGTTATCATCGTGATTTTCAAATTTTAAAGGAAATTTTGATAGAGCCGATGTTACAATTTCAGAATATTCTCGATATTCTGATTTTTGCATTGCCACAGCTAGAAATCAAACAAGATTACATGAATCAAGCGAAATATGATAGTATTTATACCGTAGAGAATATCAACAAAAAAATTCAAGAAGGTGTGCCCTTCAGAGATGCGTATAGAGACGTAGGCCTCTCTGTAGAAGATGGCAGCTACGAGCCGCTAAAAAGTTTTAAAACGCAACACGTTGGGAGCATTCATGATTTAGGCTTAGATCGAATTCATGCTAAATTGGAAGCTTTAAAATTGAATTAA